TGGATTCGGTCGCCGGCCCGCGACGGACGACGAGGACGGGCGCGACGGCGCCCTCCGCGACGCGTTCGGGTTCGTCGCCGAAGAGGATCGACCACAACGTCTCCTCACTTTCGCCCGTGACGACGGCGTCGAACTCGGCCGAGCGAGCGACGACGTCGGCGACGGGGCGCTCCGAGACGGCCGTCTCCGTGTCGATCCGGGCGGCCGCCACGCCGTGAGCACGGAGTCGGTCGCGAACGTCGGTGACGGCGGCGTCGGCGTCGAAATCGGTGCCGGCCGTCACACCCAGCACCGTCACCCGCTGGGTTCCCTCGGCGACCAGCGTCGCCACGAGGTCGGCGAGACGGTCGGTGTCGATGGCGCCCCGCACCGCGACCAGCACGTCCTCCACGTCGCCGACGGGGTTCGGGAGGAGAATCGCCGCCGCGCCCACCTCCGCCGCGACGCGCTCGACGGTCTGGTCGCGGTCGTGGGTGAAGGCCACCCGCGTCTCGGCCTCGCCGCCGGCGTCGCGGAACGCGTCCGCGATGTCCTCGACGGCGCTCCGGGCGCGGTCCTCGAACTGCATGCTGGCCTGCTCGGCCGGCGTCTGCTCCGGCAGGACGTGATAGCCGAGGACGACCACGTCGGCGGGGGCGAGGAAGGCGGCGAGCGTCTCCGGGAGCGCCTGCCCCTCGAGTACCCGGACCGGGACGAGTACCGTCGGCGGGTCGTCGGACGCGAGGTCGGTCATCTACAACACCCCTCTGAGCGACACGTCGCTCGCGTAGTACTTGTACCACCCGGCGGTCGCGGCCATGATCGCGACGCCGACGCCCTGCGAGAGCGGCTGCATGAACGAGATCAAGCCGAAGCTGGCGACGGCGCCGGGGACGGCGACGAGCGGGTACAGCGGGACCCGGAAGTCCGGATCGTACCACGACGGTTCGTCCCGGCGCATCGCGACCAGCGCCACGCAGATCAAGCCGTACATGACGAGATGGAGGAAGGAGGCCACCTCCGCGAGGACCTCCACTTCGCCCATGGCGACGAGGATCAGCGTCGGCCCGCCGCCCATCGCGAGGGCGACGTGTGGCGTGCCGTATCGGAGGTTCATGCGGCTCGCCGCGGGCGGGAGTATCGCGTCCCGGCCGACCGCGAAGACCGCCCGCGAGGTCGAGAGGATGGAGGCGTTCGCGCTGGAGACGGTCGCCAGCAGGCCGGCCAGCAGTATCGCGACGGCGCCGACGCGGCCGGCGAAGGCCCGCGCCACCTCGACGATGGCCGTCTCGCCGAAGCCGGCGAGCGCGGCGCTCCCGAACGCGCTCGTGGCGACGAAGATTGTGGCGACGTAGAGCGCGCCGACGGCGAGGACCGATCCGACCATCGCAAGCGGGAGGTTCCGCCCCGGCCGTTTGATGTCGCCGGCGACGGTCGCCACCTGCGCGAACCCGAGGTAGGAGGTAAACACCAGCGCGGCGGTGGTGAACATCGGGAGCGGGCCGAAGGGCATGAACCGTTCCGGCGCGCTCGGGGCACCGAACACCCCGAGGGCGTCGAGGCCGCCGTAGCCCAGAAAGAGGACGAGGATGGCGAGCAACAGGCCGACGACGTAGTTCTGGAGTGTCGCCGCGTTCTCGGTGCCGAAGAGGTTCAGTCCGGTGAGCAGGGCACCGAACACGAGCGCTAGGGGAACGACCACCGAGCCACCGACCGGCATCCCGGCCTCGGCGAGGACGCCCGCGGCGTAGTTGCCGAAGCCGACGAGGTAAAACGCCGTCGCGAAACCAGCCCGAGCCAGATGCTGAGGCCCACCACCGCGCCGGGGAGGGCGCCGAGCGCCCGCGAGACGAAGTAGTAGCCGCCGCCGGATTTCGGCATCGCCGTCGCCAGTTCCGACGCCGGCAGGGCGACCAGGAGGGCGACGACGGCGCCGATGGCGAAGGAGCCGGCGGCGGCGGGCCCTGCCCGTCCGGCGGCGATTCCGGGGAAGACGAAGATGCCCGCACCGATCATCGTCCCCACGCCGATGGACAGACCGCCGGTCAGCCCGATGGTCCGCTCTAGCTCCGTCCCTTCCTCGGTGACTGACGCCTCGTCGGAGAGCTCCGCCGGGCCGTCGATGGCCCCCGTCAGTCCCGCCTCCCCACCCTCGTCGGACACCATGTGTCAGTGATCGAACGTCACCACCCCGATATATAAATCCACGACCGGATTCCCACCGACGAATCGTGTCGGTACACGGGCCACGAAACGTTCTTACGTGAGGAATGGTAACAATTAACGTACCCCTACCCGCTGCCCCCGATCCACGCCAGTTTTCACCCGTCGGCCGGAACGAGCGCGTAATGGACTCCGAACTCCGCGAACGCGTCGAACGAGCGGCGCGGACGCACGCACTCCTCAACGCGGTGAAATACGACAGCGACGCGGACGTGGGCGCGGTCATGGGCCCGCTGATGGGCGAGAACCCCGACTTCCGACCCCACGCCGACGAGATTCCCGGCATCGTCGGCGGCGTCGTCGCCGAGGTGAACGACCTCTCCGCCGCGGAGAAGCGGGCGGAACTCGAGGACCTCGCGCCCGAGGAACTCGCCGAAATCGAGGCCGACGACGAGGAAGACGACCACCCGCTGCCCGACCTGCCGAACGTCGACGAGGAGACGGGCGTCGTCATGCGCGCCGCGCCCAACCCCAACGGCCCGTGGCACCTCGGTCACGCCCGGATGCCGGCGGTGATCGGGACGTACAAGGAGCGCTACGACGGCCGCTTCATCTGCCGGTTCGACGACACCGACCCCGAGACCAAGCGCCCGGACCTCGACGCCTACGACGCCATCCTCGATTCCATCGACTACCTCGGCTTCGACCCCGACGAAGTGCTTCGGGCGAGCGACCGCGTCGACACCTACTACGACCACGCCCACGAGCTGATCGAACTCGGCGGCGCCTACACCTGTTCCTGCCCGCAGGGCGAGTTCTCCGACCTGAAGAACGCGGGCGAGGCCTGCCCGCACCGCGAGAAGGACGCGGCGACGACCCGGGAGGAGTTCGAAGCCATGGTCGACGGCGACTACTCGGCGGGCGAGATGGTCCTCCGGGTCCGCACCGACATCACCCACAAGAACCCCGCGTTGCGGGACTGGGTGGCCTTCCGGATGATCGACCGCCCCCACCCCCGGCCCGAGGCCGCGGACTACCGGTGTTGGCCCATGCTCGACTTCCAGTCCGGCGTCGACGACCACCTCACGGGCGTCACCCACATCATCCGCGGCATCGACCTGCAGGACTCCGCGAAGCGCCAGCGCTTCGTCTACGACTACTTCGACTGGGAGTACCCCGAGGTGATCCACTGGGGTCACGTTCAGGTCGACGAGTACGACGTCCAACTCTCCACGTCGACGATCAAGGAGTTGATCGACGACGGCGAACTCGACGGCTGGGACGACCCGCGCGCGCCCACCCTCGCCAGCCTGCAGCGCCGTGGGATTCGGGGGCAGGCCATCGTCGACGCCATGATCGAACTCGGTACGTCGACGAGCAACGTCGAACTGTCGATGAGCGCCGTCTACGCGAACAACCGCGACCTGATCGACGACGGGGCGAACCGGTACTTCTTCGTCCGGGACGGGGTGGAGAAGTCCCTCCACGGCGGTCCCGAGGCCGGCCACCCGCCCGTCCACCCCGAACACGAGGACCGGGGCCGGCGGGACGTGCCCGCCGGCGACGCCGTCCTCGTCGAACCCGCCGACGTCCCGGAGACGGGCGAGCGCGTCTGGTTAAAGGGCTTCGGCTGCGTTCGACACACCGACGCCGGGTTCGAGTACGTCGGCGACGATATCACCGCCGTCCGCGAGGAGGGCGTCCCGGTCGTCCACTGGGCGCCCGTCGACGGCGTTCCCGTCCGCCTGCGGACGAGGGACGGCGACGTGACGGGCGTCGCGGAACCCGACTTCGCCGACGTGCCCGTCGACGACGTGGTGCAGTTCGAGCGGGTCGGGTTCGCGCGGGTGGATGGCGTGGCGCGACGCGCCACGGAGAGTCGGCCGGAGGCCGACGGCGCCGACAGCGACGAGACGGTGGCGTACTTCGCTCACGAGTAGCCCGCCGCCACCGACCAAACGTTTATTCGCCGTCTCGCCGAGTCACGTACATGTCCGAACAAGCTCCGGAGCCGGCAGCCGGCCCCACTACCGGCACCATCCCCCACTGGTCACACGGCGACGACGACCCCCTCACCATCGTCGACGGCGACGGCGTCACCGTCTACGACGACGACGGAACGGCGTATCTCGACTTCATCGCACAGCTCTACTGCGTCAACGCCGGCCACGGCGAGGAGCGCATCGCCGACGCCATCGCGGAACAGGCCTCCAAAGTCGCCTACGTCGCCTCCGCGAAGCACAACGACGCTCGCTCGGAACTCGCCGGCCGCCTCGCCGACATCACGCCGGGCGACCTCGACGACGTGTTCTTCTCCGTCTCGGGGAGCGAGGCCAACGAGTCGGCGGTGCAGTTCGCCCGTGAGTACACCGGCGCCCGCAAGGTACTCACGCGGTATCAGTCCTACCACGGCGCCACCTACGGCGCCGCGTCGCTGACGGGCGACCCCGAGACGCGAAACGCGATGGGTCGGGGGGCCGAAACCACGGGCGCGGCGAAGTTCCTCCCGCCGCTGACGTATCGGTCGCCGTTCGACGGCGACACGCCCGAAGCAATCGCGAAACAGGCCGCCGACCACTTGGAGTACGTCATCCACAACGAGGGGCCGGACTCCATCGCGGCCATCCTGATGGAGCCGGTCGGGGGCACGAGCGGGGCGTACACGGCGCCCGCCGACTACTGGCAGCGGGTGCGTGCCCTCTGTGACGAGTACGACATCCTCCTGATCGCGGACGAGGTGATCACCGGCTTCGGCCGGTGTGGCGAGTGGTTCGGCATCGACACCGAGGACGTGGTGCCCGACCTGCTCACCTTCGCCAAGGGCGTCACGAGCGCGTACGTCCCGCTCGCGGGCGTCGCGGTCCGGCCGGAAATCGCCGCCCACCTCCGCGAGTCGGGGATCGACGTGGGCCAGACCTTCGCCGGTCACCCCGTCGCCTGCGCGGCGGGCGTCGCCGCCCTCGACGTCTACGAGGACGGCCTGATCGAGAACGCACGGGAGCGAAGCGAGCATCTCGAAGCCCGCCTGCGCGAACTGGAGCGCCACGACGCCGTCGGCAACGTGCGCGGCCGGGGGCTGCTCTGGGCAGTCTCCTTCGCCGACCCCGAGACCGGCGAGCCGTATCTCAACCCGTGGGTCGAGTCGGGGGACAACCCCGTCGACGACGTGATCGACGCGGCCGAGGAGCGGGGCGCCCTCTTCGGCGGCGGTCGCCCGCGCACGCAGGTCGTCGTCTCCCCGCCGCTGCCGGTCACGGACGCGGAGATCGACCGGGCGGTCGACGCCCTCGACGCGGCCATCGCCGAGACCTTCGAGTAGCGGCCGATCCGTCGCCCGAGGCAACCGTTTAATAGCGCGGGGCGCCCGGTTCCGCGTATGCTCCACATGGAGGGCCCCCTCCTCACGGTCGACGTGGGATCGCGGCGCGTCGAAACCGAGTCCGTCGACGACGTCCTCGAATCGTTCATCGGCGGTCGGGGCGTCGCCACGCACCTCGCTCACGAGCGGATTCCGTTCGACGCCGACCCGTTCGGTCCGGAGAATCGCCTCTACTTCACCACGGGGCCGATGCAGGCCTCGTCGATGAGTTTCACCGGTCGCACGTCCGCGACGGCCGTCTCGCCGCTGACCGACGGTCTCCTGTCGGCCAACGCCGGGGGGTTCGTCTCCCGGGACCTGCTCGGCACCGGCAACGCCGTCGTCGAAGTCGTCGGCGAGAGCGACGATCTGCTGATGCTCCACGTCCGGGAGGACGGCGTGACCTTCGAGGAGGTGCCGGACCTCGCGGGCGCCGAAGTCCCGGCCGTCACCGAGTACGTCGAGGCCGAACACGACCTCGACCCCGAACACGTCGCCTGCATCGGTCCGGCAGGCGAGAACCTGGTCCGCTTCGCCTGCATCATGACCAGCGAGACGCGGGCGTTCGGCCGCGGCGGGCTGGGTGCTGTGATGGGCGCGAAGAACGTGAAAGCGATCACCTTCGACGGCGACGCCCGGCCGGACGTGGATATCGACGCCGAGGCGGCGGCCATCCACCGCGAGGCCGCGACGAGCGACCACATCATGAAGCGGCAGGGGACCGCGAGCGTCACGGACCTCGCCAACGAGATCGGCTCCTTCCCCACCCGCTACTTCGAGGACGTCCGTTACGAGGCGTTCGAGAAGATCAACGGCGACCGGGTGGAGGAGAAGAAGTACAAGAAAGGAACCTGTTCGCAGTGTGCCTTCGCGTGTAAGCTCCCGACGAGGGACGAGGCGTCGGGCGTCGAGACGGAGGGGCCGGAGTTCGAGACGATCATGGCCTTCGGCGGCAACTGCGAGGTGGACGACATCGTCTCGATCATGCAGTCGAACCAGCTCTGTGACCGGCTGGGCATGGACACCATCTCCTGTGGCAACGCGGTGGCGGCCTACCTCAAGGCGAACGATGCCTTCGGCGACGACGAGTTGATCCACGAGACGGTGCAAAAGATCGCCAGCCGCGAGGGCGACGGCGACCTGTTGGCGGAGGGTATCCACCGCTTCCACGACGAACTCGGCGTCGAGGACTGGACGGTCAAGGGGATGACGTTCTCGGCCCACGACGGGCGCACGCTCAACGGGCAGGGGCTCGGGTTCGCCACCGCGAACCGCGGTGCCGACCACATGTACGCGACCTTTTACGCCTACGAGTACCCCCTCGTCGACGCCTCGGAGGCCTTCGAGCCGGCGGGGCTGTCGGCCGCCAAGGCGGCGAAGCTGGTCGAACAGGAGAACAAGCGAGCGCTGGAGGACTGCGGCGTCGTCTGTCGGTTCTCGCGGGGCATGATGAACGCCGAGCGCTTCGAGAAGCTGTTCGACGCCGACTTCGACGACCTGCTCTCGGTCGGTGCGCGGGTGGTCGAACTCGAACGCCACTTCAACAACCAGCGGGGCTTCGACCGCTCGGACGACGCCCTGCCGTACGACCTGCCGGACTTCGACGCGGCGCTCGACGCCTACTACGAGACGCGGGGCTGGACCGACGAGGGCGTCGTCCCCGACGGCGCCGTCGACACCGCGAGCGCGGACTGACAGTTCCGTCGAGGTGGTCAAAACTCCGCGAGGCGTATCCACTCGACGGCGGTCAGCACGAACCAGACCATCCAGATGGTGAAGGTGACTAGCGCCGCACCGTAGTACGCCCCGTTGGAGTCGAGGAGGGAGGCGATCCCGAATACCGAGGCCACGCCGGCAAGCGCGAGGGTGTGGCGACGCCAGTCGCTGAGCGCTTCCTTCAGTGCCGCTCTGGCGGAGCGAGTAGCCATGGTAGGGCTCCGTCGTACTATCGGATGGGCCGTACCTGTTTCAATGGATCGACCTCCCCCCTCGTTGCTCACTACACCCGACCGGGTTGCGACGACGGACGATACTTTATCCGTCTCGGTCGCGGAGCGGGGGTATGGCCATCGATCCGAACTTCGAACGCACCCGCGAGAAGGTCGACGAGCAAGAGGGTGTCGCCGTCTGGGGACCGGTCGACCCGCCCGAGAAACTCGGCATCCACGGCACCCACGTCGCCGTCGACTTCGACATCTGTCTCGCCGACGGCGCCTGCCTCGAGGACTGCCCGGTCGACGTGTTCGAGTGGGTGGACACGCCCGGACATCCCGAAAGCGAGATCAAGGCCCACCCCACCTACGAGGACCAGTGTATCGATTGCATGCTCTGTGTCGACGTCTGTCCGGTGGACGCCATCGACGTGGACCCGAGCCGCGAGAACCGAGTCTAATCTCACGAACGATTAAGTGTGGTAGCGTGTTACACAGGTGCATGGAACTGACCGAGCAACTCAACTTCGATCACAAGGATCGCCGGGACATCTACGAGTACGTCGAGGCCCACGGCTCGGTGCGGGCCGACCAGGCGCGGCGGGCGCTGAACCTCGATCCGGAGGCGTTCGGTCACCATCTCACGATCCTTCGCCGCGACGGCTACCTCCGACAGGAGGGGAAGCGACTCCGCGTCGCGTATCGGGAGGAGGACGTAGAGGAGTACGACGCGGGCGATCTCGTCTACACGATCCGAGCGGCGGAACAGCGCGACCTCTCCGGTCTCGTCGGTGTCATCCGACAGGTCGCCGAGGAGGGGACGTACATCGAGGCGGAGACGGTGGCGGATCTGCTCGACCACGAGGAGGTGATCCTCCGGCACACCGAGACCCGGTCGCGGATGGTGTTCGTCGCCTGCGTCGACGACGAGGTGGTCGGGTGGGTCCACCTCGACCTGCCCGAGACGGAGAAACTCGCCCACACCGCGGTGCTGACCGTCGGCCTCCTGCCGGGGTATCGCGGCCACGGCATCGGCACCGCGTTGCTCGACCGTGGCTTCCGGTGGGCCTGCGAACACGGCTTCGAGAAACTCTACAACAGCGTCCCCGCGACCAACGAGGACGCCATCTCCTTCCTCGAAGCGCACGGGTGGGAGACGGAAGCGGTCCGCGAGAACCACTACCGGATCGACGGCGAGTACGTCGACGAGGTGATGCTCGCGACCTTCCTCGACTGCGACGCGCGCCTCTGAGCCCTCTCAATCGCTCCCGTATCGCCGGCGCTCCTCCTCGGCCGCGTCAGTTCCGTACCGCTTTACCAGCGGCCGGTACGCCTCGCCCAGCGCCCGCATACACTGCCGCGTGGAGACGTAGTTCAGGTCGTCGGCCACCGTCTCCCAGTCGCCCGCCTGGAGGGGTTTGCGGACGAGAAGTCGCTCCTGCCGGTCGTCGAGACGCCCGTCCGGATCGCACAGGTACGCCATCGCCAGGTCGCGGAAGGCGCCGGGGGCGGCGTCGTAGAGTCCCGGCCCGAAGGCCGCGGCGGCGACGACCCGCCACTCGTGGTCGGTGAGCGACGGGGCCGGCGCGCCGTCGGTCGCCCGGAGGACCGCCCGCGCCACGTCGGGTGCGAGGTCGTCGAGGGCGTCGGAGAGGCCGTCGCGCATCCGAGCGCGGAACTGCCGGCTGTGGCGGTCGTGGAGGGCCGCGCCCGCGTCGCTCGTCGGCCGGAGCATGATCGCCGAATACTCGCCGCTGGTCGCGTTGCGCGTCGTCGAGCAGTGGACGGTCCGGTAGCCGTTGCGTTCCCAGAACCGGACGAGTCGGGGGGTGGCGCCGTAGCCGACGCCGAACCAGTCGACGGCGTCGCCGAACTCGTCGTGACAGTCGGCGAGGAGGCGGGAGCCGAAGCCCGTCGACCGGACGGCGTGGTGGGTCGCGATCCGGAGGACGCGGTAGCCCACCGGCCGTCCCGCTTCCAGGTCGCGCAACTGGCTCGTCAGCACGTCCGGGAGCATGTTGCCCCGCACGCGAGCGCCCTCGTACATCGCGGTGCGCCGCGACTCGGAGAGGCCGCCCTCGCGGGCCAGGAGGGCGACGGCGGCGACGTGGCCGTCGACCGTGAGCGCCCGGCAGTCGAGGTTCGGCGCGTCGAGCAGGCGCGCTAGGTCGTCCGGTTCCGTCCGGTAGTGCGCGAGGACGAGGAGGCCGAACGCCTCGCGGAGCAGGTGTTCGTCGGCGGTGAGGGCCGCGGCGTCGAGCGCGCGATACGTCGCGTCGGCGGGCGTCGCGTCCGCGACGAGTTGGTCCGCGGCAGGTCGGGCGTCGAGCAGGAGGGCGCGGAAGGCCCACACCTCGACGGGGTCGCCCGCGGCGTAGCGGATGGGGTCGTCGAGGCGGGCGTCGACGACGTCGCGGTCGCTCTCCGCGAGGTGGTCGCGAAAGCGCACGTCGAACCCACGGCCCGTCCCCTCGTAGCCGTGGACGGTCGTGACGAAGGCGACGGCGGGCGCGTCGAGAAACGCCGTCAGCCGACGGACGGGGAGCGCGGCCGCCTCGTCGACGACGACGGCGTCGGGGTCGTCGGGGAGGCAACCGGCCTCGTCGGGGGCGAGAAAGCGCACGCGGCCGCCGCCGGTCGCGGTGAGGGTGTGGTCGTCGGCGCGGCCGTCTAGGGTCTCCAGCGTCGTCAG
This window of the Haloplanus rubicundus genome carries:
- a CDS encoding universal stress protein; the protein is MTDLASDDPPTVLVPVRVLEGQALPETLAAFLAPADVVVLGYHVLPEQTPAEQASMQFEDRARSAVEDIADAFRDAGGEAETRVAFTHDRDQTVERVAAEVGAAAILLPNPVGDVEDVLVAVRGAIDTDRLADLVATLVAEGTQRVTVLGVTAGTDFDADAAVTDVRDRLRAHGVAAARIDTETAVSERPVADVVARSAEFDAVVTGESEETLWSILFGDEPERVAEGAVAPVLVVRRGPATESTSG
- a CDS encoding glutamate--tRNA ligase; protein product: MDSELRERVERAARTHALLNAVKYDSDADVGAVMGPLMGENPDFRPHADEIPGIVGGVVAEVNDLSAAEKRAELEDLAPEELAEIEADDEEDDHPLPDLPNVDEETGVVMRAAPNPNGPWHLGHARMPAVIGTYKERYDGRFICRFDDTDPETKRPDLDAYDAILDSIDYLGFDPDEVLRASDRVDTYYDHAHELIELGGAYTCSCPQGEFSDLKNAGEACPHREKDAATTREEFEAMVDGDYSAGEMVLRVRTDITHKNPALRDWVAFRMIDRPHPRPEAADYRCWPMLDFQSGVDDHLTGVTHIIRGIDLQDSAKRQRFVYDYFDWEYPEVIHWGHVQVDEYDVQLSTSTIKELIDDGELDGWDDPRAPTLASLQRRGIRGQAIVDAMIELGTSTSNVELSMSAVYANNRDLIDDGANRYFFVRDGVEKSLHGGPEAGHPPVHPEHEDRGRRDVPAGDAVLVEPADVPETGERVWLKGFGCVRHTDAGFEYVGDDITAVREEGVPVVHWAPVDGVPVRLRTRDGDVTGVAEPDFADVPVDDVVQFERVGFARVDGVARRATESRPEADGADSDETVAYFAHE
- a CDS encoding aminotransferase family protein, encoding MSEQAPEPAAGPTTGTIPHWSHGDDDPLTIVDGDGVTVYDDDGTAYLDFIAQLYCVNAGHGEERIADAIAEQASKVAYVASAKHNDARSELAGRLADITPGDLDDVFFSVSGSEANESAVQFAREYTGARKVLTRYQSYHGATYGAASLTGDPETRNAMGRGAETTGAAKFLPPLTYRSPFDGDTPEAIAKQAADHLEYVIHNEGPDSIAAILMEPVGGTSGAYTAPADYWQRVRALCDEYDILLIADEVITGFGRCGEWFGIDTEDVVPDLLTFAKGVTSAYVPLAGVAVRPEIAAHLRESGIDVGQTFAGHPVACAAGVAALDVYEDGLIENARERSEHLEARLRELERHDAVGNVRGRGLLWAVSFADPETGEPYLNPWVESGDNPVDDVIDAAEERGALFGGGRPRTQVVVSPPLPVTDAEIDRAVDALDAAIAETFE
- a CDS encoding aldehyde ferredoxin oxidoreductase family protein — encoded protein: MLHMEGPLLTVDVGSRRVETESVDDVLESFIGGRGVATHLAHERIPFDADPFGPENRLYFTTGPMQASSMSFTGRTSATAVSPLTDGLLSANAGGFVSRDLLGTGNAVVEVVGESDDLLMLHVREDGVTFEEVPDLAGAEVPAVTEYVEAEHDLDPEHVACIGPAGENLVRFACIMTSETRAFGRGGLGAVMGAKNVKAITFDGDARPDVDIDAEAAAIHREAATSDHIMKRQGTASVTDLANEIGSFPTRYFEDVRYEAFEKINGDRVEEKKYKKGTCSQCAFACKLPTRDEASGVETEGPEFETIMAFGGNCEVDDIVSIMQSNQLCDRLGMDTISCGNAVAAYLKANDAFGDDELIHETVQKIASREGDGDLLAEGIHRFHDELGVEDWTVKGMTFSAHDGRTLNGQGLGFATANRGADHMYATFYAYEYPLVDASEAFEPAGLSAAKAAKLVEQENKRALEDCGVVCRFSRGMMNAERFEKLFDADFDDLLSVGARVVELERHFNNQRGFDRSDDALPYDLPDFDAALDAYYETRGWTDEGVVPDGAVDTASAD
- a CDS encoding 4Fe-4S dicluster domain-containing protein, which codes for MAIDPNFERTREKVDEQEGVAVWGPVDPPEKLGIHGTHVAVDFDICLADGACLEDCPVDVFEWVDTPGHPESEIKAHPTYEDQCIDCMLCVDVCPVDAIDVDPSRENRV
- a CDS encoding GNAT family N-acetyltransferase, with amino-acid sequence MELTEQLNFDHKDRRDIYEYVEAHGSVRADQARRALNLDPEAFGHHLTILRRDGYLRQEGKRLRVAYREEDVEEYDAGDLVYTIRAAEQRDLSGLVGVIRQVAEEGTYIEAETVADLLDHEEVILRHTETRSRMVFVACVDDEVVGWVHLDLPETEKLAHTAVLTVGLLPGYRGHGIGTALLDRGFRWACEHGFEKLYNSVPATNEDAISFLEAHGWETEAVRENHYRIDGEYVDEVMLATFLDCDARL